In Bradyrhizobium sp. CCBAU 051011, the following are encoded in one genomic region:
- a CDS encoding tripartite tricarboxylate transporter permease, with protein sequence MENLQSLLHGFTIAVTVPHLTLMVVGVLLGILVGVLPGLGAPNGVSLLLPLTFGMQPVSAIILLSSMYWGALFGGSVTSILFNIPGEPSSVATTFDGYPMARDGRPTTALATAFGSAAFGALVGVILITFLASWVAQVALAFGPPEYFAVYFLAFASFVGMGGAAPIKTVVALAIGFAIAAIGIDTVSGSVRLTMGIDELVKGVSFVVAVMGLFGIGELLIAVEEEFQARAVSSRVDWKEVFRALSRLPHHGIALLRSAAIGCWMGITPGGPTAASFMSYGIAKRFSRNGARFGTGEAEGIVAPETADHAAGTSALLPMLSLGIPGSATAAVMMGGLMIWGLNPGPMLFVDQKDFVWGLIASMYVGNIVAVALVLLTVPVFAALMRIPFAVIAPLIVIICVVGAYSVSNSYLDVVLMLGFGVVGYLFKKLHYPLAPLVLAIVIGDKAEDAFRQAMLMSKGSLGIFFANRLVTTLVLAGTVLLLLPLALQIVRLLRKPDEGAQEKMRII encoded by the coding sequence ATGGAAAACCTTCAATCGCTGCTGCACGGTTTCACCATCGCGGTCACCGTTCCGCACCTGACGCTGATGGTTGTCGGCGTCCTGCTCGGCATTCTCGTCGGGGTGCTGCCGGGGCTCGGCGCGCCAAACGGGGTGTCGCTGCTGCTGCCGCTGACCTTCGGCATGCAGCCGGTGTCAGCGATCATCCTGCTTTCCAGCATGTATTGGGGCGCGCTGTTCGGCGGCTCGGTGACGTCGATCCTGTTCAACATCCCGGGTGAACCTTCGTCGGTGGCCACCACCTTCGACGGCTATCCGATGGCGCGCGACGGGAGGCCAACGACGGCGCTGGCCACCGCCTTCGGCTCGGCCGCGTTCGGGGCGCTGGTCGGCGTGATCCTAATTACGTTTCTGGCGTCCTGGGTGGCGCAGGTGGCGCTCGCCTTCGGACCGCCGGAATATTTCGCGGTCTATTTCCTCGCCTTCGCCAGTTTCGTCGGCATGGGCGGCGCGGCGCCGATCAAGACGGTGGTGGCGCTCGCGATCGGTTTTGCCATCGCCGCGATCGGCATCGATACGGTCTCGGGTAGCGTCCGGCTCACCATGGGCATCGACGAACTGGTCAAGGGCGTCAGCTTCGTCGTTGCCGTCATGGGGCTGTTCGGCATCGGCGAACTGCTGATTGCGGTGGAGGAGGAGTTTCAGGCCCGCGCGGTATCGTCGCGGGTGGACTGGAAGGAAGTCTTCCGGGCGCTTAGCCGTCTGCCGCATCATGGCATTGCGCTGCTGCGCAGCGCCGCCATCGGTTGCTGGATGGGCATTACGCCGGGCGGCCCGACCGCTGCTTCCTTCATGAGCTATGGCATCGCCAAGCGCTTCTCGCGCAACGGCGCGCGTTTCGGCACCGGCGAGGCCGAGGGCATCGTCGCGCCGGAGACCGCCGACCATGCCGCCGGCACCAGCGCGCTGTTGCCGATGCTCTCGCTCGGCATTCCCGGCTCGGCCACGGCCGCGGTGATGATGGGCGGGCTGATGATCTGGGGATTGAACCCCGGACCAATGCTGTTCGTCGACCAGAAGGATTTCGTCTGGGGGCTGATCGCCTCGATGTATGTCGGCAACATCGTCGCGGTTGCGCTGGTGTTGCTTACCGTTCCCGTGTTCGCCGCCCTGATGCGGATTCCGTTCGCCGTCATCGCGCCCCTGATCGTCATCATCTGCGTGGTCGGCGCCTATTCGGTCTCGAACTCCTATCTCGACGTCGTCCTGATGCTCGGCTTCGGCGTCGTCGGCTATCTCTTCAAGAAGTTGCATTATCCGTTGGCTCCGTTGGTGCTGGCGATCGTGATCGGCGACAAGGCCGAGGACGCGTTCCGGCAGGCCATGCTGATGTCCAAGGGATCGCTCGGAATATTCTTTGCAAACCGGCTGGTAACGACGCTCGTCCTGGCCGGGACGGTGCTGTTGCTGCTTCCGCTCGCCCTGCAGATCGTGCGTCTGTTGCGAAAACCGGACGAAGGCGCTCAGGAGAAGATGAGGATCATATGA
- a CDS encoding 4-hydroxythreonine-4-phosphate dehydrogenase PdxA, giving the protein MNVQSPGKPLIALAMGDPAGISPELTAKLACLDEIRSRARLILIGDRRVFDEGARVAGVKPDLPNVPPSADPKAISDAAFLDLGHLDPETIECGVASRAGGAFALENYRRALTLARDGQADAVCFTPFNKKAMRLARAEYDDEIAFSAEVAGLKTPASEFNVLDRLWNARVTSHIALKDVASRLTVERIHRALKLTDACMRRAGFAEPRIAVAGLNPHAGDGGNFGREEIDVIEPAVMAGRAEGIAAEGPFPADTVFLRAKNGAFDAVLTMYHDQGQIAMKLMGFDRGVTILGGFPFPICTPAHGTAYDIAGQGVASVGASRAALLLAAEMAGAASA; this is encoded by the coding sequence ATGAACGTGCAAAGTCCCGGCAAGCCGCTGATTGCGCTGGCGATGGGAGACCCCGCCGGCATCAGCCCGGAGCTGACCGCAAAACTCGCCTGCCTCGACGAAATCCGCTCGCGTGCACGCCTGATCCTGATCGGAGACCGCCGCGTTTTCGACGAGGGCGCGCGTGTCGCCGGCGTCAAGCCGGACCTGCCGAATGTGCCGCCGTCCGCGGACCCCAAAGCAATCAGTGACGCCGCCTTCTTGGATCTCGGCCATCTCGATCCCGAGACCATCGAATGCGGCGTCGCCAGTCGGGCCGGCGGCGCGTTTGCGCTGGAGAATTATCGTCGTGCGCTGACGCTGGCGCGCGACGGGCAGGCCGATGCGGTTTGCTTCACGCCGTTCAACAAGAAGGCGATGCGGCTCGCGCGCGCGGAGTATGACGACGAGATTGCATTCTCCGCCGAGGTCGCCGGCCTGAAGACGCCAGCCAGCGAATTCAACGTGCTCGACAGACTCTGGAATGCCCGCGTCACCTCGCACATCGCCCTCAAGGATGTGGCCTCGCGGCTAACGGTCGAACGAATTCATCGCGCGCTGAAACTGACCGATGCCTGCATGCGACGGGCCGGCTTTGCCGAGCCCCGTATCGCGGTAGCGGGGCTCAACCCGCATGCCGGGGACGGCGGCAATTTCGGCCGCGAGGAGATCGATGTGATCGAGCCCGCCGTCATGGCCGGCCGGGCCGAAGGGATTGCGGCGGAAGGGCCGTTTCCGGCGGATACGGTTTTCCTGCGCGCCAAGAACGGCGCCTTCGATGCGGTGCTGACGATGTATCACGACCAGGGCCAGATTGCGATGAAGCTGATGGGCTTCGATCGCGGGGTGACGATCCTGGGCGGCTTCCCGTTTCCGATCTGCACGCCGGCGCACGGCACGGCCTATGACATCGCCGGCCAAGGCGTCGCCTCGGTCGGCGCCAGCCGGGCGGCCTTGTTGCTCGCCGCTGAGATGGCCGGCGCGGCCAGCGCGTAA
- the metC gene encoding cystathionine beta-lyase, whose product MSFSNDGPSNPQKPETRLVTSGRDTKGQRGFVNPAVFRGSTVLYPTAEDLRAHRAEFSYGRHGSPTTRALQDVLMSLEGPQCAGVGLVPSGLAAITTTLLSVVKAGDHLLVTDNVYRPSRNFCNGMLVRYGVEVTYFDPLIGAGIEKLFKPNTKAVLVEAPGSQSFEMSDIPAIAAVAHARDALVIDDNTWATALFHRSLDQGVDISMQAATKYIGGHSDIMFGTISANAKAWPLIAEGIRLLGVCAGPDDVFLALRGTRTISVRLAQHYRSGLEMARWLAGRPEVLQVLHPALESHPGHAIWKRDFTGASGLFSIVLKPVPQQAVDALLNTVKLFGMGFSWGGFESLIIPFDCDPYRTATKWSPGGPTLRLHIGLENVDDLKADLDRGFAALKAAT is encoded by the coding sequence ATGAGCTTTTCGAACGACGGCCCGTCCAATCCGCAAAAACCCGAAACCAGGCTGGTCACTTCCGGCCGTGACACCAAGGGGCAAAGGGGCTTCGTCAACCCGGCGGTCTTCCGCGGCTCCACCGTGCTCTATCCGACCGCCGAGGACCTGCGCGCCCACCGCGCCGAATTCTCCTACGGGCGCCACGGCAGCCCGACCACGCGGGCACTGCAGGACGTGCTGATGTCGCTGGAGGGCCCGCAATGCGCCGGCGTCGGCCTGGTGCCATCGGGCCTTGCCGCCATCACCACCACCCTGCTCTCGGTCGTGAAGGCCGGCGACCATCTGCTGGTGACCGACAACGTCTACCGGCCCTCGCGCAATTTCTGTAACGGCATGCTGGTCCGCTACGGCGTCGAGGTCACCTATTTCGACCCGCTGATCGGCGCTGGAATCGAAAAACTGTTTAAGCCGAACACCAAGGCGGTGCTGGTCGAGGCGCCCGGCTCGCAGTCGTTCGAGATGAGCGACATCCCCGCCATCGCCGCCGTCGCGCATGCTCGGGACGCTCTCGTCATCGACGACAACACCTGGGCGACCGCGCTGTTTCACCGCTCGCTCGACCAGGGCGTCGACATCAGCATGCAGGCTGCCACTAAATATATCGGCGGTCATTCCGACATCATGTTCGGCACGATCTCGGCAAACGCAAAGGCCTGGCCGCTGATCGCCGAGGGCATCCGCCTGCTCGGCGTTTGCGCCGGGCCGGACGACGTATTCCTGGCGCTGCGCGGCACCCGCACGATCTCGGTGCGGCTCGCGCAGCATTATCGCTCGGGCCTGGAAATGGCGCGCTGGCTTGCCGGCCGCCCCGAAGTTCTGCAGGTCTTGCATCCGGCGCTCGAAAGCCATCCGGGCCACGCGATCTGGAAGCGCGACTTCACCGGCGCCTCCGGCCTGTTCAGCATTGTGCTGAAACCGGTGCCGCAGCAGGCGGTCGACGCCCTGCTCAATACGGTCAAGCTGTTCGGCATGGGCTTTTCGTGGGGCGGCTTCGAAAGCCTCATCATCCCGTTCGACTGCGATCCCTACCGCACCGCGACCAAATGGTCGCCCGGCGGGCCGACGCTGCGGCTGCACATCGGCCTGGAGAATGTCGACGACCTCAAGGCCGATCTCGATCGCGGATTTGCAGCGCTGAAGGCCGCCACTTAG
- a CDS encoding amino acid ABC transporter substrate-binding protein, with protein sequence MKRVSLVVTLALAAGLSAQAASAQTLKTVKDRGMLSCGVSQGLPGFSTPDDKGNWTGLDVDICRAIAAAVFNDATKIKFVPLSAKDRFTALQSGEIDVLSRNTTWTLSRDTSLGANFTGVTYYDGQGFLVKKSLKVNSALELNSASVCVQTGTTTEQNLADYFKGNNMKYEVIAFATADETIKAYESGRCDVFTSDVSQLYAERLKVANPADHVVLPEVISKEPLGPMVRHGDDQWFDVVKWTLYAMVGAEELGMTQKNIDEMAKSDKPEVKRAVGTDGNLGEQLGLTKDWMVRIVKATGNYGESFERNVGAGSKLGIARGLNNLWSKGGIQYAPPIR encoded by the coding sequence ATGAAACGCGTATCTCTGGTTGTTACCCTTGCCCTAGCCGCCGGTCTCTCGGCCCAGGCCGCCTCGGCGCAAACCCTGAAGACGGTCAAGGACCGCGGCATGCTGTCCTGCGGGGTCAGCCAGGGGCTGCCGGGCTTCTCGACGCCGGACGACAAGGGTAACTGGACCGGCCTCGACGTCGATATCTGCCGGGCGATCGCGGCTGCCGTTTTCAACGACGCCACCAAGATCAAGTTCGTCCCGCTGTCGGCCAAGGACCGCTTCACCGCGTTGCAGTCCGGCGAGATCGACGTGCTGTCCCGCAACACCACCTGGACGCTGTCGCGCGACACCTCGCTGGGCGCCAACTTCACCGGCGTGACCTATTATGACGGCCAGGGCTTCCTGGTGAAGAAGTCGCTGAAGGTGAACTCGGCGCTCGAGCTCAACAGCGCCTCCGTCTGCGTTCAGACCGGCACCACGACCGAGCAGAACCTTGCCGACTACTTCAAGGGCAACAACATGAAGTATGAGGTGATCGCGTTCGCGACCGCCGACGAAACCATCAAGGCCTATGAGTCCGGCCGCTGCGACGTCTTCACCTCCGACGTCTCCCAGCTCTACGCCGAGCGCCTGAAGGTCGCCAATCCCGCCGATCACGTCGTGCTGCCCGAAGTGATCTCGAAGGAACCGCTCGGACCGATGGTTCGCCATGGCGACGACCAGTGGTTCGACGTCGTGAAATGGACGCTGTATGCGATGGTCGGTGCTGAAGAGCTCGGCATGACCCAAAAGAACATCGACGAGATGGCCAAGTCCGACAAACCCGAGGTCAAGCGCGCGGTCGGCACCGACGGCAATCTGGGCGAACAACTCGGCCTGACCAAGGACTGGATGGTGCGGATTGTGAAGGCAACCGGCAATTACGGCGAGTCCTTCGAGCGCAACGTCGGTGCAGGCTCCAAGCTCGGCATTGCCCGCGGCCTCAACAACCTATGGAGCAAGGGCGGTATCCAGTACGCCCCGCCGATCCGCTAG